The genomic segment gccttAGGGTTCAAGAAAAACAGGGTAGTTGAAGAGCCTAGTAAATGAATTGGTCTAATCAGCTAACCTATTCATGttttaaagagaatattttgattttttttcaccccGTACTCCCTGTAATTtgtgtgaaaaaacaaaaaccacacatacacacacacaaagactatACATTTTATAGATAGATTTAAACAAAGTTTATTTGGTGTGAGACTAGCATCCAACATTCTAgcattttgttttccataattgTACTCTTAGCCATTGTCGTTAGCCTCTAGAACAGTAGGAACTGCATTAGTTCTGGTGCTGCAGTGTTAATTACAAGTGGATATTTTCCAGCCAGTTCAGTAAATGATGGACTTGTCCAGACCTTCAGTGAAGAGCTTAAGTTATTCAGTTTCTTGAAATGGCACTTCTTAATAAATACTAAGTTTTGTTGCAGActgtttttgtaattaaaattttctgggaACAAAGCCACACCCATTCTTTTGTAGTGggagagttgagtagttgcaataGAGGCctacaaaatctaaaatatttgctatctggctTTTGACCAAAAAAGTTTGCCATGTCCTGGTTTAGCTTGCAGAACACAAGAAACTTTAAGCATGTGTACCAATTAACTATGTCTTTGTGATTTTTCCAGGTGAAAGTCAATATCATAGGAGAAGTAGTGGATCAGGGAAgtactaatttaaaaattgaccATACAGGATTCAGTCCCCATGCTGCAATCTATTCAACACGTCCTGATGTTAAGTGCGTGATACACGTCCATACCCTTGCAACAGCAGCTGTAAGTCACTGAAGGGACAGTGACTCTGGGAAGTGTATATTTTCATGTCTTTCCTTTCCTGATGCTTTACACTTTGCATTCTTTCAGACCCTGCCATTTGAAATCATTTTCAGAGTATTAATGCTCCGCATATCCAGAAAGTAAAAACTCCCTTTGGACTAAATGCTACAGTTCTAGGAAACAACTAGAGAGATAACATTTGCATTTTTGAACTAAACAGTTTAATAATTGGGTCATTTAGTTCTTTGGAGCAAAGCCTATTTCATGATATCCAGTACAACATGTAAATTGTGTAGTAtccccaagttcttttttttttttttcttgaagaagcAAAGAGCTAACGGAGGTAGCTGGAGTGGTAAACACAGCCTGAGCTGACTGAAGAATACAGTTCCTGTGAAAGTGTAATTAGTAACTAAATGTGTGTTATCTTGGTCTGAACCTAATCACATAGGTATCCTCCATGAAGTGTGGGATCCTTCCAATTTCTCAAGAGTCCCTGATCCTGGGAGATGTTGCCTATTATGACTACCAAGGGTCACTCGATGAACAAGAGGAGAGAATTCAACTGCAGAAAGTTCTGGGACCAAGTTGTAAGGTATGTAGTAGAGTTTCTAACTAAGGAgctatttttgttgctgttactgTTGATGAAAGCAGTGTAAGCTATGCCAGTTATTTAAAGTGATTGCTTTGGGATTCTATTTTAGGTGCTGGTACTCAGAAATCATGGTGTGGTAGCCCTTGGGGAAACAGTTGAGGAggcttttcattatatttttaatgtgcagATAGCCTGTGAGATTCAGGTAAGAAAAACCCTTTActcccctcctctcttttttttttttttttgctttgttatttgttgagttGGGTATTGTGTTTACCTATTTCCAGAGTCCTATCAGTTGatggcttttgttttgtcttttaagagaAGTTCTGTTTCCCTTGAGTTTAGGGTCAACTCAGGTATCTCTTGAGTTAAaaacaggaggaaggaaattaaaattcacATACACACAGCAAATCTAAGTGCCTCATAAACATAATTTTCATCATAATCCTATTTTTAAGATATATAGTTGCACAATTTGTCTGTTTTTACCCTCTAGTGATGTGGTGCTAATTAAGAAACAAAGGTGACTGCCGGTTATCAAAGATCAGATATGTTGCGGCCATTTTCCTGAAAGTGTTAGGGCAGGGCCAGAAGTTTTATGAACTCATGAGCTGTCCAGGAATTCATCAGTCTCAACTTCAATATTATAATGGATTTGATATTTATTAACCACTTTTTCCCCCAGAAAAGCCGAATGTGTTTAATGCAcagattctctctctccttttttttttttttttgtcttttgtacttttagggccacacctgcagcatatggaggttcccaagccaggaggtctaattggagctgttgctgccagcctacgccagagccacagcaacgccagatcagagccgcgtctgcgacctacaccacagctcacggcaatgccagatccttaacccactaagcgaggccagggattgaaccctcaacctcatggttcctagtcggattcgtttctgctgcgccacaatgggaactcctgcacagatTCTCTGGAAGCAAATGATAGTAATCTGAATTTATTGGAATGGCCAccaaaaaggaggggaaaactTTCTCTACCAACTTTAGCTTGTCTTAAcaaccaacattttttttctttaatagtcaCTCCTCAAATGAAGCTATGAAAAGCTTAGTTAAATTAGCAagctgagaaccatgaggttgcgggttcgatccctgcccttgctcagtgggttaacgatccggcgttgccgtgagctgtggtgcaggttgcagatgcggctcggatcccgagttgctgtggctctggcataggctggcagctacagctccgattggacccctggcctgggaaactccagggagcggcccaagaaaaggcaaaaagacaaaaaataaataaataaataaataaataaataaataaataaataaataagcaagctgACTTCTGCCTAAATATCTTTAGATTCACAGTATAGtgcttatattcttttaaaattataactttcAGCAAACGTATTAATGGATTGCTATGGGTAAACTGCAAggaaagaactttaaaatttgGCAAGAGAATTCTGTTTCTTGAACCATATTAAAAGGTATGGCTTTAAATGTGTTTTCCATCAGGGAGGATCAGAGTCCTGGAAGGTATAGGTAGATGGAAACAATACTTCAAGCTGCCTGCTTTCATAAGTGTATTTCTTTGTTGGTAGCCTAAATAACTATTACAGATATTTGATGAATTGAACTTGTGCCCTTTTTTTtgaccacgcctgtggcatatggacgttcccgggccaggaattgaacccatgccacagcagtgaaaatgccagattcttaacctactgtaccacaagagagctccaaacttgtgcctttttaaaaaaaatactcattctaGTCTCTGTTCCCTAATTTGCCATTGATTACAGGTGCAGGCATTGGCAGGAGCAGGTGGTGTAGACAATCTACTTGTATTGGATCTTCAAAAATACAAAGCTTTCACTCACAGTGTAGTAGCatctggaggaggaggagtgaaTATGGGTTCCCATCAAAAATGGAAGATTGGCGAGCTTGAGTTTGAAGGGCTGATGAGGACTCTGGACAATTTGGTAGGTGGAAAATTGAGCATAAACTTGGATTTCATGTTTTCAGATTCAAGAGCAGATGTTCCATCTCCATTTGATTTGGGAGCATGCTCCTTACTCCTCTGGGAGCATAGTTAGACCGTAGGAAGGAATTCAGTATATTTTAAGAATCATACAGTGAAACATGCAAATGTCATCCTAAATTTTACCCTCTTCCACTAAAAGTCAGGAGGCAGATTGCCTTCAGACCCAGGAACAAAGACATAAATGAGCACTGAGATTTGGCCTCCAGAAAACCAGTTTATATCTAGAAAAATGTTTCTGGTCAGCAGTTTTGGAATTACTTTTCTCAGGAACAACTGTATGAGTGGAAATCACTTTGTCAGCTGAGATCAGTTTTAACCCGATCTTGAAATTTGCTTGATTTCCACTCTAGTGTTTATGTGGAGGTGGAGGTTGGAAGGATTTCTTCTTTGTTAACAAATAAAGGAGTCTTGTCGAATCATTTGCTTGAAGAATAGACCCTAAATAATCTGTTTGGTATAAGATTGATTTCTTCAAATGTGGTTTTTCCCCCTCTCCTAGGGATATAGAACAGGCTATGCTTATAGGCATCCTCTCATTCGAGAAAAGCCTAGGCACAAGAGTGATGTGGAAATCCCAGCAACTGTGACTGCCTTTTCCTTCGAAGATGATACAGTGCCACTCTCTCCTCTCAAGTACATGGCACAGAGGCAGCAGCGTGAAAAAACCAGATGGCTGAACTCCCCAAATACCTACATGAAAGTGAATGTGCCTGAGGAGTCCAGGAATGGGGAAACCAGTCCCAGGACCAAAATCACAGTATGCCCCCATTTTATGTAGTCTGCCTTCACTAAATATCTTGCCTAGTTACTGATGAATTGAATGTTCTATGTTGAAAATACTGGGAAAGTAGAATATAATGTTAACAGTAACATCATTCTAAATGATCAGGTAACCTTTGTGCAAGGCACTTTGGCCTAAGTGCTGTTCATGAATTCTCTCATTTACTTCTCCTAATACAGAGAGGATGCTATGTTTCTcctccactttatagatgagaaaactgaagcacagagggaTTTGCTAATCATTTGTGactggcagagtcaggatttggaTGCAGGCAATCTGACCCTGGAGCCTGGTTTTACCCATTACATGATACTGCTTTGTAGTTTATATTATACCCATGAATCAGAACTATAAAAGTTATCAACACCTAATGGTGCCAAATTTTGTCAGTATAAGGGTAGTGCATAGCTATCCTTAGGCAAGAActgataaataaagaaaagagttaTCTTTTTCGATGTTTTGCTTCAGATTTGGTTTAATTTTGGAGTGCATATCACCAAGTATTTCCTAGGTACTCAAAATTAGTTCATCCTATCAAATAAATCAGTAATGTTCAATATGGAAATGCATAGGCATCAAAGTGTTTTTCCCCTAGTCTATATGATTTCTATCTTCTAGTAAAAGAACATGTTtcccaaaattaattttatcaacAGAGACTAACAGCCAGCCATCATTAATCTCAATGAATATTAGCTTTCTTTAAGGGGTATAAAGTAAGGTAAGTGAGAATAATTGTATAAGGTTCTCCCATCTCGGTGGTGCCATTATAGTATAAATTATTACCAGATTATCCCCTTTATAAAATGCTTGTCAGGCCCATTCTgagagctaaaaataaaaaatgaagtctgGAAATCTAAATCTTAAGAGATTTTTTGAGTCCTTTTTGGTGACTTCTTAGCCATCATCATTTGATGAAACTTCAATGCAGGTGACAACTATGAATATGAGTTAATGTGAGATCAAGCTTTATGTCTACCCTTGAAAATTTTCACCAATGTATTcaaaattccagaagaagaaaatttaaatagcagCATAATTTAGTATTCGTGTGAACAGTaacatttgtttttaagtgaATGCTGATTCTAATTATTATGACATATAGAATAATTGATCACTAAAAACTACTTagtgaaattctttaaaatatcgtcagtgtatggagttcccatcgtggtgcagtggttaacaaatccgactaggaatcatgaggttgcgggttcgatccctggccttgctcagtgggttgaggatctggcgttgccgtgagctgtggcataggtcgcagaggaggcttggatcccgcgttgctgtggctctggtgtaggccggtgcctagagctcctattcgacccctagcctgggaacctccatatgctgcaggagcggcaccaaaaaaggcaaaaagacaaaaaaaaaaaatcatcagtgtCTACCCCTTTTCTCTTTAAgtcagtaaacatttgttaaaaaccTACCATATTTCTTTAACACAAAGCTTCATTCTAGAAAATTTTTGATTCTTTAGTGGATGAAAGCTGAGGACTCTTCCAAAGTTAGTAGTGGAACACCTATCAAAATTGAAGATCCAAATCAGTTTGTTCCTTTAAACACAAACCCGAACGAGGtactagaaaagagaaataaggtaAGATATGGCCTTCTGTGTCTGGAGGAGGCATTTTTATGCTGTTCTGTGTTTAAATCACTAGTGATTAAATCTAATCATGCCCAGCTAAGCGTTTGAATACAGAAGAATTTGAGATTTAATTCTGTATAACTTTAGCCTGTATTGAATACTTCCAGTTCTGTGCTAGTTACTGGTGAGCAGGCTATTCGGGGAAGAAGTAGTAGACATTTCTGCTGTGTTAGTGAAAAATGTGGTTCTCTAATCGTGTAAAACAGTAGAAAATCACATCAAGAAAAGTAGAAGGGAGTAATGTGAATTGTTGGGATGGTAAAAGAGGGCTTTATGGAGATGGAGTTAAAGAGGCCCTTACCCCGGGTTGGTCAAATTGTAAGCCAAAGGTCATCTGCAGAGTGGCCTCCAAGATCTTCTTGttactgttttataaattcaGATTCGTGAGCAAAATCGGTATGACTTGAAAACAGCAGGACCACAGTCTCAGTTGCTTGCCGGAATTGTTGTGGACAAGCCTCCTTCTGTAAGTCTGTGAAGCACTATGATTTTTGTTTTGACATTAACTTCTTTGccttttaaatatgaatatttgtttttaatgaagttAATATTAGCACaagttaaaaagtgaaataatacacCAGATTTAAAATGTCACCTTTAATTCCCAATTTCTAGGGACAAGGACTTTCTTTCTAGCGTTTACCTTTGTTTCTAAAGAGCAtctttattctgctttttcttaGTTTATCAGTTTTAGACTTCAACTGTATTTCATTGAGTCTATATCATCAACTGTAAGAAGTACCATCTTTTTATGTatcactaaaagagaaaaaaattcctgacAATTATAGTTGTAAGAAACCAATTATAAGATGATTCCCAATTTCAGAGATCAggaaatgtggggggggggggttgcattGTAGAAGTAATCAAAGACAATAGTGACTTCTTTCATGGATGATGAGGATTTAGCCTGTTTACACAAGGCTTCCCTTTTTCATTCTCCCAGTAAGGTTGTATCACTATGTTTTGTCTCCTCAGCTttcagtgtttatatttttaaacatttactgcTGAGCCCAGGTAATATCCCATGAGGACCTTTCCTTTTTTATACAACTTTTTTCCCTCTGGAGAAAAAGGTGCCACTTTTTTTCATTGGCTTAGTATTTGGGGTACATTGGCTTGGTTCTTCCCAAACTTTTcttgatattattttccatagggTCAAAGGTAACAGGTAATCTCTCAGTTCCATCCTTCTGTCATTCTGGTCCAGATCTGGACCAACAGCTCTGCTTCTCACCTATATAGTGTCCCGTTTCCTGCGTCGTATGACTTCCACTTTCTTGATTTACTCCTTTATTATTGAGCACATCCACTGATAGCTTTCTGGAAAAGGATACGTAGGAAAGTAAGTCTAAAAACCTGTGTTCTACCTCCAAATGTGCATGTAATGGGTACAGAATTCTAAGTTACAAATAATATGAAAAGCATCACCATATTATCCCCCAGTTCCACATTATTGTTGAGAAGTAGGAAAGTATTATGATTCACGCACTTTGTGTAggactcttttttccttttattttattttatttttttgtctttttgccttttctagggctgcttcccacggcacatggaggttcccaggctaggggtctaatcggagctgtagccactggcctacgccagagccacagcaacgcgggatccgagccacgtctgcgacctacaccacagctcacggcaactccagacccataacccactgagcaagggcagggagcgaacccgcaacctcatggttcctagttggattcattaaccactgcgccacaacagcaactccagtcttttttttttcttttagatcttttCTACATTCctgcttttctgaaattttgtGATGATGTactttgtaaatttctttttagtctttgtttTTAGGGTGTAGTAACTCTTCACTCGGCAAAGTCATGTCCTTCACTTCtgggaatgttttttaaaagtgtttcttcaataagttgtctttcttcaatttctttcttttctgttgggATATATATACTGTTGGTTGGATCTCTTTGACTgagcttctgatttttttctttcctaccttccatctctttgtctttttagtccTGCTTTCTGGGAAATATGCTTGGTTTTATTTACCGAGCcttctatttaattttctattttgatacattttttttttaatttttaagacttATTCCTtgaatgttcctttaaaaaaaaaaaaaagatcctggtCTTTCTggatacaattattttttcttatcgctctaaaaaatcaattttaaattttcttcattgtctgtttcttctgagTTCTGGTCTCCTCTATGACAGAAACCTTCCTTAATAGCATCTGGAAATTCATGATAGCCTGTCTGTATTTAAGAATgagacactggagttcctgtcgtggctcagtggttagcgaaccccactagcatccatgaggatgtgggttcaatcgctgacctcactcagtgggtcaaggatctggcattgccatgggctatggtgtaggtcacagatgaggctcggatcccatgttgctgtggctctggtataggccggcagctacaactccaattcaacccctagactggaaacctccatatgccgagggtgtggccctaaaagacaacaacaacaacaaaaaaaaaagaatgacacactGAAAACCAGGCAGAAGCTCTGGGTATGCGCAGAGCTTGGGAACTGGTGAGCTCCATTGTAGGGTGACTGGCTGTGGACCAGGTTGTTTCTCTAAGAAATCCCCAAGTGTTAGTGTTTGTAGTTCTTTTATCTGGGGCCATTTAATTTAGCCAGAGAATTTTCTAGTCTCCTGCCAGTCTCCCCTCATCATTCTGGGAGCCCTCAGCTGTGTTTTATGTACCCTAATCTAGGCCTCTGACCATCCACAGCGATGAGAGGGAGGTAAATGCTCGGCTATGTGAAACAGAAAGGGGATCTGAGAATCTATCTGTTTCTTATTCagacttttaacttttttaacttGTCCCCCTTTGCAGCTTTTCTTCACTGCCACCTTCTGTGATATCTGGGCCTCACCGGACCTCTGCAGGGCAAATGAGCTTGCTTCTCCTTTGCGCCCTTCTGCGCAGGACTAAGGCTTCAActttcccagctctgccacccacTCTTCCACCTCCTTCCCATCTTCCAACAATGTGTTACTATTTCTCATCCTCTTTTGTCTCCTCTTCCACTCTTTCGTCCTTAAAAGTATATACTATTTTTGTTGCTGTAACTTTACTATCATTTTAGTGAGGTTTGgggaggaattttttaaaatgcacggGTTCAGTCTGCCAGGTTTAACTGAAAGTCTCGATTTCTTTCTTAGAACAAATAGgtacaagtttatttttatagcaaATTTAAACTTCTTTTGGCACAGTTTCATTTTTCTAGCCTTTTGACAAAGGCTTTTTGAAATTCTTGGTTTTTAAGATGTTTCTTAGTTTATGAAGCTTTCTAGaacttgacttattttttttcagttattaaagTTGACCTATGCAGATTTATCTAGGAAACATCACTGGCAGTTAGAGTCTATTGAATCACTAGTCAAAAAGCACTAATCTGATAGGAGTATTTTAAACAAAGCGTGTTGCCTTATCATTTCTTGTGATTGTTATGAGGTGGGGTGTCAGACATcgtgtatacatttatgtgtgtgtgcatgaagttgtgtgtgtatgtttatatatatatctgtgcgtgtaaaatatataaagatagaGATGTAAGTAAAGCTCTTAGTAACGTCGTTGTTTTTCTGTGCAAGACCATGCAGTTTGAAGATGATGATCATGCCCCCCCGGCCCCTCCCAACCCCTTCAGTCATCTCACAGAAGGAGAACTTGAAGAGTATAAGAAGACAATCGAACGTAAACAGCAAGGCCTGGAAGGTTAGTTCATTTTGAGATTAAGCCCAGGATAACCACACTGCTAACAACAGAGCCCCTTGAGTTGGATAATGGAAGatagtttgtggggtttttttaatgttcccTTTGCACTCAGTGGTTCTTTGTCCTCTTTCCCAGTCCTTACTTGGGTATGGATAGGACTGAAATGCAAGAGCTACTGCAGCCTATGTCTGTTAACATGGAGAGAAGACGGTTTTCCTCAGAAAGCAATCTGAGTGCTAGCAAAAAGTCTTCTGTAGGAAAGTGAGATCCCCAGATGAGTAAAGAATCACTGGCTAGAGTAAATGGAGATATGTTAAtagatttaaacattttagaatatgtggcttttaaaaaactttttactttgacataattatagattcacaagTATGTGGCTTTAATGCTTTGTAAAATCTCTATTGTTCCTGCTGCCTCAAGATGCCAATGCtgtgatttcaaaatcaaaatgtaaaGCAAAGTGCTAGAATTTTTATGTGATTTCTGCTGAAGTATATGGGCACTCTAGTGAGGTTGTGGTTTTCTGACTTCAGAACCCTAAGTGAGgattatttaagaatttttcatGAAAATGCCCCAGTCAGTTGAATACCAGCTCCCTTTTTCTCAAGAATAAGAAGTTCTTTACAGAAAGGGTTCTCAATCTAGAGTGTTTGGATGAGCTTCAGACAGTCCATGAGCCATCTGGAAAACACATGCTTAATTCTGTACCATGTACATTTGAAGAAAGCAGGGCTTCAGGGTGGAGGACAAGAAGTCTCTGACCCTAAAAGCGGGTATAAGCCTCTGCTTTAGAGCCTCTTCAGCATATATTGAAATTCTTacccaaagcaaaacagaaccaATAGTTAAAGAATCTTTGTCCCTGTTAGATACCATGTGGAAAGAACTAATGACATCTGGGTCGTCTAGGAAACCGTTTTTGTTAGTGTTTTAGTGTCTTTGTCACAAAACGGAGTCATCCTGACTTGTTAATGTAATTACACTAACTGTTCTAAGTAgtattattcaatttatttatttaacttaaagTTGGAAACTgtctctatttttatattttgtaaaatgtcctttaatttcttatttttgaaagccTAAAGATGCCAGGTAAAAATATTGCACAATAGAACCATTACCttttatatataactttatagttTCTTCCACATTCATTATGACCTGAATTAGCTCCCTAATATTGCTGTGACAGGAATCACTAATTGGATAGTGTTCAGAAATTCAGTGAggctttcatatttcttttcatttggctGCTCAATATGTTTTGGTTTTCTAACCCTCTAGCAAAAGCTAAATGCATACATATTATTTGCCTAGGCTGCTAGTAGTCACGCCTCCTTAAAGCATGTATATAAAATTACTCTTAGCAGCCGGAAATGTTAACACATTAATCTCCTCATAATGCATAATTATCAATATATGGGGTAACTGTTAGCATGCTTAGCTGATTGCTGAAGAATTTTTTCATCCTGCATATGCAGGCATTTGGTGTGTGCACTAACCTCCGTGAAATCTTATGCTTCTTTGTTTTTGCATGGCTTTTAACTAAACTCTTATCCAACAGATGCTGAGCAGGATTTACTCTCAGATGACGCTTCATCTGTTTCACAAATTCAGTCTCAAACTCAGTCACCGCAAAATATCCCTGAAAAATTAGAAGGTATTCAATGTAACTTCCCATAGCCTTCACTGAGTTGGTCTTTAGAGTCTGTCCTTCTGTCATTTGTGTCCGTATAAAGAAATTGAACACCTGATTGCAGTAAGTTTACCATGGATTTACTTAAAGCTCcagtagttttatatattttatcaaatagGGTGCTACTTGTGTTTAACATTTATATTGACTTAATTTGGATGTTGGCAAGTTCTAAGAATTTGTGAAATTAAAACTAGTTTGTCATATATCTTCCAATCAGAAGCATGAAATCGTTTTCAGTTTTGACTGCCAAATGACCCCAAAGTTaatgaaaaatgtatatgtgttgTGTTCCTTATTTATACTGACTTGCTTTACAATGAAACTATCAAGTCATCAAACCGGACTTATCCAGCCTTCACTATTTGGTCTAACAACTTTGTCCCCTTCCCCTTTATATCATCTAAGAACATTAGCTTCATGCTAATAGGCCcatagtttattaaaataatccATCTTTATTGGAATTGAAGTGATGCCT from the Phacochoerus africanus isolate WHEZ1 chromosome 15, ROS_Pafr_v1, whole genome shotgun sequence genome contains:
- the ADD3 gene encoding gamma-adducin isoform X2, whose product is MSSDASQGVVTTPPPPSMPHKERYFDRINENDPEYIRERNMSPDLRQDFNMMEQRKRVTQILQSPAFREDLECLIQEQMKKGHNPTGLLALQQIADYIMANSFSGFTSPPLSLGMVTPINDLPGADTSSYVKGEKLTRCKLASLYRLADLFGWAHLANTYISVRISKEQDHIIIIPRGLSFSEATASNLVKVNIIGEVVDQGSTNLKIDHTGFSPHAAIYSTRPDVKCVIHVHTLATAAVSSMKCGILPISQESLILGDVAYYDYQGSLDEQEERIQLQKVLGPSCKVLVLRNHGVVALGETVEEAFHYIFNVQIACEIQVQALAGAGGVDNLLVLDLQKYKAFTHSVVASGGGGVNMGSHQKWKIGELEFEGLMRTLDNLGYRTGYAYRHPLIREKPRHKSDVEIPATVTAFSFEDDTVPLSPLKYMAQRQQREKTRWLNSPNTYMKVNVPEESRNGETSPRTKITWMKAEDSSKVSSGTPIKIEDPNQFVPLNTNPNEVLEKRNKIREQNRYDLKTAGPQSQLLAGIVVDKPPSTMQFEDDDHAPPAPPNPFSHLTEGELEEYKKTIERKQQGLEENHELFSKSFISMDVPVLIVNGKDDVHGIEDELAQRVSRLTTSTTIENIEITIKSPEKIEEVPSPEGSPSKSPSKKKKKFRTPSFLKKNKKKEKVEG
- the ADD3 gene encoding gamma-adducin isoform X1 gives rise to the protein MSSDASQGVVTTPPPPSMPHKERYFDRINENDPEYIRERNMSPDLRQDFNMMEQRKRVTQILQSPAFREDLECLIQEQMKKGHNPTGLLALQQIADYIMANSFSGFTSPPLSLGMVTPINDLPGADTSSYVKGEKLTRCKLASLYRLADLFGWAHLANTYISVRISKEQDHIIIIPRGLSFSEATASNLVKVNIIGEVVDQGSTNLKIDHTGFSPHAAIYSTRPDVKCVIHVHTLATAAVSSMKCGILPISQESLILGDVAYYDYQGSLDEQEERIQLQKVLGPSCKVLVLRNHGVVALGETVEEAFHYIFNVQIACEIQVQALAGAGGVDNLLVLDLQKYKAFTHSVVASGGGGVNMGSHQKWKIGELEFEGLMRTLDNLGYRTGYAYRHPLIREKPRHKSDVEIPATVTAFSFEDDTVPLSPLKYMAQRQQREKTRWLNSPNTYMKVNVPEESRNGETSPRTKITWMKAEDSSKVSSGTPIKIEDPNQFVPLNTNPNEVLEKRNKIREQNRYDLKTAGPQSQLLAGIVVDKPPSTMQFEDDDHAPPAPPNPFSHLTEGELEEYKKTIERKQQGLEDAEQDLLSDDASSVSQIQSQTQSPQNIPEKLEENHELFSKSFISMDVPVLIVNGKDDVHGIEDELAQRVSRLTTSTTIENIEITIKSPEKIEEVPSPEGSPSKSPSKKKKKFRTPSFLKKNKKKEKVEG
- the ADD3 gene encoding gamma-adducin isoform X3; the encoded protein is MKKGHNPTGLLALQQIADYIMANSFSGFTSPPLSLGMVTPINDLPGADTSSYVKGEKLTRCKLASLYRLADLFGWAHLANTYISVRISKEQDHIIIIPRGLSFSEATASNLVKVNIIGEVVDQGSTNLKIDHTGFSPHAAIYSTRPDVKCVIHVHTLATAAVSSMKCGILPISQESLILGDVAYYDYQGSLDEQEERIQLQKVLGPSCKVLVLRNHGVVALGETVEEAFHYIFNVQIACEIQVQALAGAGGVDNLLVLDLQKYKAFTHSVVASGGGGVNMGSHQKWKIGELEFEGLMRTLDNLGYRTGYAYRHPLIREKPRHKSDVEIPATVTAFSFEDDTVPLSPLKYMAQRQQREKTRWLNSPNTYMKVNVPEESRNGETSPRTKITWMKAEDSSKVSSGTPIKIEDPNQFVPLNTNPNEVLEKRNKIREQNRYDLKTAGPQSQLLAGIVVDKPPSTMQFEDDDHAPPAPPNPFSHLTEGELEEYKKTIERKQQGLEDAEQDLLSDDASSVSQIQSQTQSPQNIPEKLEENHELFSKSFISMDVPVLIVNGKDDVHGIEDELAQRVSRLTTSTTIENIEITIKSPEKIEEVPSPEGSPSKSPSKKKKKFRTPSFLKKNKKKEKVEG